The window CCGCGGTCGCCGTCACTGGCGCGGTATCACTTGGAGTGGTCGCGCTATCGCGGGGCGAGACGATCAACGCCGCCTGGCTCGTGACGGCTGCAATATGCACCTATTTTCTCGCTTACCGCTTCTACGCCCTGTTTATCGCGGAGCGGGTGTTAAAGCTCGATGGCAACCGGCTGACGCCAGCGCGCCGCTTTAACGACGGCCTCGACTATTGTCCGACGAATAAGACTGTTCTGTTCGGCCACCACTTCGCTGCGATCGCGGGGGCTGGTCCTCTCGTCGGGCCGGTGCTCGCCGCGCAGATGGGGTATCTGCCCGGAACGCTGTGGCTGATCATCGGTGTCGTCTTCGCTGGCGCCGTGCAGGACTTCATCGTTCTCTGGGCATCCACACGCCGCGACGGACGCTCAATGGGCGACATGATCCGCTCCGAGATTGGCGAGTTCGCCGGTACGGTCGCCATGGTCGGCGTGCTCTTGATTATGGTCATCCTGCTTGCCGTGCTGGCGCTCGTCGTCGTCAAGGCGCTGAAGCAAAGCCCATGGGCGACGTTCACGGTTTTCATGACCATTCCGACCGGGATTCTGATGGGCGTCTGGGGGCGCTATATCCGGCCCGGCCGCGTTGGCGAGATGTCGCTGATCGGCCTCGTACTACTGATGGCCTCGCTCATTTACGGGCGCCACGTCGCGGAAGACCCGGTGCTCGGGCCGATGTTCGATTTCACGGGCGAACAACTGTCGATCATGCTGATCGGTTATGGTTTTGTCGCGTCCGTGCTGCCGGTTTGGATGCTGCTGGCGCCGCGCGATTACCTTTCGACGTTCCTGAAGATTGGAACCATCGCCGGTCTCGCGCTCGGAATCTTTTTTGTGCTGCCTGATCTTAAAATGCCCGCGGTGACGAAATTTATCGACGGTACTGGTCCGGTGTTCTCCGGCAGCCTCTTTCCATTTCTTTTCATCACCATCGCATGTGGCGCGATTTCAGGATTTCACGCGCTCGTCTCGTCGGGAACGACACCGAAGATGCTCGACAACGAGATCAACGCGCGATTCATCGGCTATGGCGGCATGTTGATGGAGAGCTTCGTTGCGATCATGGCTCTGGTCGCAGCGACAGCGATCGACCCTGGACTTTACTTCGCACTCAACAGTCCAGCAGCGTTGATCGGCAACACGCCGGAGTCGGCGGCGGCTGTGATTTCCGGCTGGGGATTTGCCATCACGCCGGAGATGCTTAAGGACGCTGCAAAAGATGTCGGCGAGGCGACGATCCTGTCGCGTACCGGTGGCGCACCGACTCTCGCCGTCGGCATGGCGGAAATCCTTTCGAGCGCGGTCGGCGGCAAAGCGATGATGGCCTTCTGGTATCATTTCGCAATTCTGTTCGAGGCGCTTTTCATTCTCACAACCGTCGACGCGGGAACGCGGGTGGCGCGCTTCATGATTCAGGATCTCATCGGATCGTTCAGCCCACGCTTCAAAGATACGCGCTCCTGGACCGCTAACGTCGTCGCGACGGGCATCGCGGTGTCAGGGTGGGGGTATTTCCTTTATCAGGGCGTTGTCGATCCGCTCGGCGGCATCAATACGCTTTGGCCGCTGTTCGGGATCGCCAATCAGATGCTCGCGTGCATCGCGCTCATTCTTTGCACCGTCATCCTGTTCAAGATGAAGCGGCAGCGCTACGCGTGGGTGACAATCATTCCGGCGTTTTGGGTTGCATTGTGCACGCTGACGGCCGGATGGCTGAAGATTTTCAGCTCCGATCCGGCAATCGGCTTTCTTGCGCATGCCGAGAAGTTCGGCACGGCATTGAGTGCCGGACAGTTGATCGCCCCCGCGAAGACGCTGGAGGACATGAGCCGGATCGTGTTCAACGATCACGTCAACGCGACGATGACCGCGCTTTTGATCGGGCTCGTCGTCGCGATGATCGGATTTGGTATTTCGGCGATCGTCAAAGCGCTTTCCAACCCCACGGT is drawn from Hyphomicrobium methylovorum and contains these coding sequences:
- a CDS encoding carbon starvation CstA family protein — its product is MQSIRAYVLWSAVAVTGAVSLGVVALSRGETINAAWLVTAAICTYFLAYRFYALFIAERVLKLDGNRLTPARRFNDGLDYCPTNKTVLFGHHFAAIAGAGPLVGPVLAAQMGYLPGTLWLIIGVVFAGAVQDFIVLWASTRRDGRSMGDMIRSEIGEFAGTVAMVGVLLIMVILLAVLALVVVKALKQSPWATFTVFMTIPTGILMGVWGRYIRPGRVGEMSLIGLVLLMASLIYGRHVAEDPVLGPMFDFTGEQLSIMLIGYGFVASVLPVWMLLAPRDYLSTFLKIGTIAGLALGIFFVLPDLKMPAVTKFIDGTGPVFSGSLFPFLFITIACGAISGFHALVSSGTTPKMLDNEINARFIGYGGMLMESFVAIMALVAATAIDPGLYFALNSPAALIGNTPESAAAVISGWGFAITPEMLKDAAKDVGEATILSRTGGAPTLAVGMAEILSSAVGGKAMMAFWYHFAILFEALFILTTVDAGTRVARFMIQDLIGSFSPRFKDTRSWTANVVATGIAVSGWGYFLYQGVVDPLGGINTLWPLFGIANQMLACIALILCTVILFKMKRQRYAWVTIIPAFWVALCTLTAGWLKIFSSDPAIGFLAHAEKFGTALSAGQLIAPAKTLEDMSRIVFNDHVNATMTALLIGLVVAMIGFGISAIVKALSNPTVTAREAVMVAAE